A DNA window from Halichondria panicea chromosome 16, odHalPani1.1, whole genome shotgun sequence contains the following coding sequences:
- the LOC135349663 gene encoding tRNA (32-2'-O)-methyltransferase regulator THADA-like — protein MPLNKPKPRRNKNIECQQFSRDVLVTWQERLEHASEHKQGFLELFQASTQQGQLSALKTIGPSLAQPIPARDTEAVLCTLVEVHSQCASRHPLQRAIASLLQSQSVDDSIRLAVKEHIGKTLETVLGAAGNGPIDTQLKAVHYFEVLMENFPLGLETVESHLPLMLHFIVSIMVSYKTIQQAQSASMAVLLALIKTTTSLLLKTSLRLHRMLTEDVEEVCWPRDCQEKGKWIGEKLAYLIINSEEILAKSDSMPHDMTVSAAMLLVATLNITLGLLPSFRQDHSTPSQLVHRIQRYWLSFSPFARLSLCHALLAKLPIVVVTNVELEEQPLLVALFQHITTLSNSLSESSSRYIASRTLALWTSVARECVRGTEAGSPLSLSLAPSGPIMQTLLQYIWSLWEDPIDGIRHQCRDMFENIIKTYKHLQQSGDFLLELAETLLYTDAPTRGRYILLSSLSPHVPPESILRVSPRLPQQLMAIMGHQALACHAGDLWSRLVALHWSSVVGGEKEETKWSEVWLLPLVSTMCGEDQLALKHITQHCLPTLFQCSDKSLHLVMAQFKNTPEDSGPSSVLTAQLACFRSAKAYLKEGLTQLEHLYSPEDIFKKAMGHADEQVRLSALGLLCESRRTTEAPQPHLLPHLFSFLELNANSQAPGFRYSVLTSVKKLFIRIRDSCYTLSKAFQKSRGRSENPDKLVAKYQDFLGVLLKQHFGVLHPLSSFQRRHFSLSLLQTMSVIFSPVQDTTIPPIFDFIVAVSGEHARTLIECLRDPFDANRVMCLELLYKLDTAKMGLNEPDYLLQCVQSYVSLTCSPKSVNCTSASYLLKLLTRMCCIQFNTILSQQLGLQAPLLSTGEDPLITTLLLLCQLLRDHMTSAKANLVQASISSPMYGLLQSIRTLLETLKPTAAARDVVRGVVDICVQISAVVSPVVCSSSPEGFLPSQEKEIGLLSQSTVGNGNAQSLLLCCWHSMKEISLLLGFLAGELPVISDTNEEGMLSQHQVEMISEVFIHQLTEARHRGAFEIAYTGFCKLCRCLWSSPYPSLSKKPLLWIQDLLDSLQTSSMARLLSITRRSAGLPFYVQAILTSEPSYTGYSCLKYTLQTLLKVARSGLSSSVTTPTDSPLQSEPAAVHALNILRSLYRESKLGDLVVPFIPEGVMIAIEGFSASLWPVRNSSTLLFSALFSRVFGAKRVQDEHSMENKMTAREFFTRFPALYDFLLDQLRSSATELLSSSGQLLQPSLFPSLLLLSRLYPSPLDNDHTPYSLHLFIPYLLTCTRCPVWKTRVLVSRALSSLTTPSNLPLLLTELYDRLNMADQNCLHGSLLTLRLLLTEKTELLCAIGERAGWMLDTHLEKSYIASIHNPCGLTAHLYLDILHSLLELTTPTLPSIPQPQLDTVKTLLSSSYKHCFKTSNNDLFSANLTEVHFRLLLLSANHYDKFKPVLIDSPNLEVNELLCTSITTQSRVLRQHGLKALCSVSRPLTESDESRDSIIARVLELVQLETDSETLTKAYQFLAKDVIPQQDAITKVFPIAHQLCLKPTNTLELRLALIQFISKAVSVLALNKQQILIKWISYLKEVSVPTQPFEIRQCVAKQLAELWVCALGDCAPLVVLCNLIVALLQDSDEDVRTQAAQAVTKILSEGTSDCESMQPSQALRMFISHALPKSEISFDVLISLLSSLVEEATLLSILNKHTSTKDVPSQVNNILFDEDPINDYAEDVLVMRLVVNALTDNGPFSVTQLSKLADVLPNLVDGGGRDKGKSPWEDLGMFKTKTKLTILAPLFEAVRLWISKETCTSALSECLCSLDELSLA, from the exons ATGCCTCTAAATAAACCCAAACCCAGGAGAAATAAGAATATTGAGTGTCAGCAATTCTCCAGAGATGTTCTAGTCACCTGGCAGGAGAGGTTAGAGCATGCCTCTGAGCACAAACAAG GTTTCCTGGAGTTATTCCAAGCATCCACTCAGCAAGGGCAGCTTTCAGCTCTTAAGACG ATTGGGCCGAGTCTTGCCCAACCCATCCCTGCTCGTGATACTGAAGCTGTACTGTGTACACTAGTGGAGGTGCACTCGCAATGTGCCTCCAGGCATCCACTACAGAGAGCTATTGCAAG CCTCCTGCAATCTCAGTCAGTTGACGACTCAATCCGATTGGCCGTAAAAGAACACATTGGTAAGACACTGGAGACTGTATTGGGGGCAGCTGGCAATGGGCCCATCGACACACAACTAAAGGCTGTACACTACTTCGAGGTCTTGATGGAGAATTTCCCTCTTGGTCTGGAAACCGTTGAATCACACCTCCCATTAA TGCTACATTTCATTGTCTCCATAATGGTATCTTACAAAACTATCCAACAAGCACAAAG TGCTTCCATGGCTGTACTGCTGGCACTTATCAAGACAACCACTTCATTACTGCTCAAGACATCGCTACGGCTACACCGCATGCTCACAGAGGACGTTGAGGAGGTGTGTTGGCCGAGGGACTGTCAGGAGAAAGGGAAATGGATAGGAGAGAAATTGGCTTATCTGATCATCAACTCGGAGGAAATTTTGGCAAAAT CTGATTCGATGCCTCACGATATGACTGTGTCAGCTGCTATGTTACTAGTAGCAACGCTCAACATCACTCTTGGACTGCTCCCCTCGTTCAGACAAGACCACTCTACACCATCTCAACTAGTCCACAGAATCCAACGCTATTGGTTATCATTCTCACCCTTTGCGAGGCTCTCTCTTTGTCATGCTCTGTTGGCCAAGTTGCCGATCGTAGTGGTGACCAACGTGGAGCTGGAAGAACAACCATTACTAGTGGCTCTGTTCCAGCACATAACCACTCTCTCTAACAG TTTGTCTGAATCCAGTTCAAGATACATTGCCTCACGAACATTGGCATTGTGGACAAGCGTTGCAAG ggaATGTGTTCGTGGTACAGAGGCTGGTTCTCCCCTCTCTCTCAGTCTGGCGCCCTCAGGCCCCATCATGCAGACACTGCTACAGTACATATGGTCACTGTGGGAAGACCCCATTGAT GGCATCAGGCATCAGTGCAGAGACATGTTTGAGAATATCATCAAGACCTATAAGCATCTACAGCAGTCTG GTGACTTTCTACTAGAGCTGGCAGAAACGCTCCTCTACACAGACGCCCCCACACGAGGACGCTATATTCTCCTGTCCTCTCTCTCCCCTCACGTGCCCCCTGAGAGTATCCTCCGAGTGTCACCACGGCTACCACAACAACTCATGGCCATCATGGGACACCAGGCACTCGCCTGTCAT GCAGGTGACTTGTGGAGCCGCCTGGTTGCTCTCCATTGGTCAAGTGTGGTAGGTGGTGAGAAAGAAGAGACAAAATGGAGTGAG GTCTGGTTGCTGCCGCTAGTCTCTACAATGTGTGGCGAAGACCAACTTGCATTGAAGCACATCACACAG CATTGCCTGCCCACTCTCTTCCAATGCTCCGACAAATCTCTACACCTCGTCATGGCTCAGTTCAAAAACACACCTGAAGATT CTGGTCCCAGTAGTGTGCTGACTGCACAGCTGGCTTGCTTCAGGAGTGCCAAAGCTTACCTCAAAGAAGGGCTAACACAACTTGAACACCTCTACTCGCCAGAAGATATCTTCAAGAAGGCCATGGGACATGCCGATGAACAG GTTCGTCTCTCAGCACTGGGTCTTCTGTGTGAGAGTAGGCGTACCACTGAGGCCCCTCAGCCACACCTCCTGCCACACCTCTTCTCATTCCTGGAGCTCAATGCCAACAGCCAGGCCCCAGGGTTCAGGTACTCCGTCCTCACCTCGGTTaaaaag CTATTCATTCGGATTAGAGACAGCTGCTACACATTGTCCAAGGCCTTTCAAAAGAGCCGTGGCCGGAGTGAGAATCCAGACAAACTTGTGGCAAAATATCAG GATTTCCTGGGGGTTCTCTTGAAACAGCACTTTGGTGTACTGCATCCGCTGTCCTCGTTCCAGAGGAGGCACTTTTCCCTTTCCCTCCTGCAAACAATGTCCGTTATTTTCTCCCCCGTTCAAGACACAACAATCCCGCCCATCTTTGATTTCATCGTGGCCGTGAGCGGAGAGCATGCTCGGACATTAATCGAGTGTTTGAGGGATCCCTTTGATGCCAATCGTGTTATGTGCCTGGAGCTTCTGTACAAACTGGATACAGCTAAAATGGGCTTGAAT GAACCAGACTACTTGCTGCAGTGTGTACAGTCATATGTGAGTCTGACATGCAGCCCCAAGTCAGTCAACTGCACCTCAGCCTCTTACCTTCTGAAGCTACTCACTCGCATGTGTTGTATCCAGTTCAACACCATCCTCTCACAGCAGCTGGGTCTCCAAG CTCCTCTGTTGTCCACTGGGGAGGACCCTCTCATTACAACCCTCCTCCTCTTGTGTCAGCTGCTGagagatcacatgacatcagcCAAAGCAAACCTCGTACAAGCCTCCATTTCCTCTCCAATGTATGGTCTTCTGCAAAGCATTCGGACATTACTAGAGACACTGAAACCCACCGCAGCTGCTCGAGATGTTGTGAGAGGGGTGGTTGATATTTGCGTTCAAATCTCTGCAGTTGTTTCACCTGTTGTGTGCAGTAGCAGTCCGGAGGGTTTCCTTCCCTCTCAAGAGAAAGAGATTGGTTTGCTGTCTCAGAGTACAGTCGGCAACGGCAATGCACAGTCTCTACTTCTCTGTTGTTGGCACTCCATGAAAGAGATCAGCTTGCTGCTTGGCTTCCTTGCAGGGGAGCTCCCTGTGATCAGTGACACTAACGAAGAAGGCATGCTCTCACAACATCAA GTTGAGATGATATCTGAAGTGTTCATCCATCAGCTTACAGAGGCAAGGCACAGAGGAGCCTTCGAGATAGCGTACACTGGGTTCTGTAAACTCTGTCGGTGTCTCTGGTCCAGTCCCTACCCTTCGCTATCCAAGAAACCATTGCTATGGATTCAAGACCTACTGGACTCCCTCCAGACCAGCTCAATGGCCAGACTGCTCTCCATTACCAGACGAAGTGCAGGACTACCATTCTACGTGCAG gcCATTTTGACCTCTGAACCTTCCTACACCGGTTATTCGTGTTTGAAGTACACACTACAAACTCTGCTCAAAGTGGCCAGGAGTGGGCTCTCGTCTAGcgtaaccacacccactgataGCCCCCTCCAGTCGGAGCCGGCTGCTGTGCACGCTCTCAACATCCTCAGGTCACTGTACCGAGAATCTAAACTGGGAGATCTTGTGGTACCCTTCATACCAGAGGGAGTGATGATCGCCATCGAGGGATTCTCAGCCTCTCTATGGCCG GTGAGGAATTCGTCTACCCTTCTCTTCAGTGCCCTGTTCTCCCGGGTGTTTGGCGCCAAGCGTGTGCAGGACGAGCACTCTATGGAGAACAAGATGACGGCTAGAGAGTTCTTCACACGTTTCCCCGCTCTCTACGACTTCCTCCTCGATCAGCTACGGAGCAGTGCCACCGAGCTCCTCAGCTCATCTGGGCAATTACTTCAGCCATCACTATTTCCTTCTTTGCTCCTCCTCTCACGTCTCTACCCCTCCCCCCTTGataatgaccacaccccctactCCCTCCACCTATTCATCCCATACCTACTCAC GTGCACCAGATGCCCAGTGTGGAAGACCCGAGTGTTAGTGTCCCGTGCACTCTCTTCTCTCACCACACCCTCCAATCTCCCCCTCCTATTGACGGAGCTGTATGATCGACTGAACATGGCCGACCAGAACTGCCTCCACGGCTCTTTGCTGACTCTGAGGCTCCTACTCACAGAGAAGACAGAGCTGTTGTGTGCTATTGGGGAGAGGGCTGGCTGGATGCTGGACACTCATCTGGAGAAGAGCTACATTGCTTCAat CCACAATCCTTGTGGTCTGACTGCCCACCTCTACCTGGACATTCTTCACTCACTGCTGGAGCTGACCACTCCCACCCTCCCCTCCATCCCTCAGCCACAACTGGACACAGTGAAGACACTGCTCTCATCTTCCTATAAGCATTGCTTCAAGACTTCCAACAACGATTTGTTTTCGGCCAACTTGACAGAGGTCCATTTCAGGTTGCTGCTACTCTCGGCAAATCATTACGACAAGTTTAAGCCTGTTTTGATCGATTCTCCTAACCTTGAAGTGAATGAATTGCTTTGTACAAGTATTACCACTCAGAGCAGAGTCTTGCGTCAACATGGTCTGAAAGCTCTCTGCTCTGTGAGTCGGCCGCTCACTGAATCTGATGAGAGTCGTGACAGTATCATTGCTCGTGTGTTGGAGCTAGTGCAGCTGGAGACTGACTCTGAGACACTGACAaag GCTTACCAGTTTTTGGCTAAAGATGTCATCCCTCAACAAGACGCTATTACCAAG GTGTTCCCTATCGCTCATCAGCTGTGCCTCAAACCCACCAATACCCTGGAGCTCAGACTAGCTCTTATACAGTTTATCAGCAAGGCTGTCTCTGTACTTGCTCTAAACAAACAACAA ATTCTTATCAAGTGGATTTCTTATCTGAAGGAGGTGAGTGTCCCCACTCAACCATTTGAGATACGACAGTGCGTTGCCAAGCAACTGGCAGAGCTGTGGGTGTGTGCTCTCGGTGACTGTGCTCCTCTTGTTGTTCTTTGTAACCTTATTGTGGCTCTGCTTCAAGACTCGGACGAGGATGTACGCACGCAAGCAGCCCAAGCAGTCACCAAGATATTGTCAG AAGGTACTAGTGACTGTGAGAGTATGCAACCCTCCCAAGCATTGAGGATGTTCATCTCTCACGCTCTACCAAAGTCAGAGATCTCTTTTGACGTCCTCATCTCACTTCTCTCCTCACTAGTTGAGGAGGCCACACTATTATCAATACTCAACAAGCACACCTCTACCAAAGACGTCCCCTCACAAGTGAACAATATCCTGTTCGACGAAGACCCTATCAATGACTATGCCGAGGACGTTCTAGTGATGCGATTGGTTGTGAATGCGCTAACGGACAATGGACCTTTCTCTGTCACTCAGTTGAGTAAGCTAGCAGACGTGTTACCGAATCTTGTGGATGGAGGGGGGAGGGACAAGGGGAAATCCCCGTGGGAAGATCTGGGCATGTTCAAGACTAAGACGAAACTGACAATACTGGCACCATTGTTTGAAGCAGTCAGGCTGTGGATTAGCAAAGAGACTTGTACATCAGCGTTATCAGAATGTTTGTGCTCCCTGGATGAACTCTCGTTAGCTTGA
- the LOC135349666 gene encoding splicing factor 3B subunit 4-like has protein sequence MAAGPIQERNQDATVYVGGLDDKVTEPTLWELFLQAGPVVNVHMPKDRITMSHQSYGFVEFMSEEDADYAIKIMNMIKLYGKPIRVNKAASNMKSLDVGANVFIGNLDPEIDEKLLYDIFSAFGVILQTPKIMRDPDTGNSKGFAFINFASFDASDAAMDAMNGQHLCNRIISVSYAFKKDTKGERHGSAAERMLAAQNPLAQMDRPHQMFADAPPIRPGMSVMPTMQAPPAFMPMHPGMGGMAGMGPPPMMGGPPPGGHYPPPHGHPHGHPPPMMMMMMGGPPPHPMMPPPPQGLLPPPPQQAPRPPLLNNPQAQAHSGEQQQQRPSLLAPPAGQVPEGQAPQVPPSSQPPPQSEQMSSNAPPPLLQAPISQPSGPPMQPPPPQHHLPQGPPPHPPQGPPPPQGPPPQGVPPHPPQGQPPHPPQGQPMPGQHPQGFPPGPPPWFRPPPPPQHMMPPPPPHMMPPDGQFMRPPFPPRGMPPPPPGQPFPGHGGPPQ, from the exons ATGGCTGCTGGACCAATTCAAGAAAGGAATCAGG ACGCCACTGTGTACGTGGGTGGCCTGGATGACAAGGTGACTGAACCTACTCTATGGGAACTCTTTCTCCAGGCTGGTCCTGTtg tgaacgTGCACATGCCTAAAGATAGGATCACAATGTCGCATCAGAGCTACGGGTTCGTAGAGTTCATGAGCGAAGAAGATGCTGACTATGCAATAAAGATCATGAATATGATAAAGCTGTATGGAAAACCCATCAGAGTGAACAAG GCTGCTTCAAATATGAAAAGCCTGGACGTTGGTGCCAATGTCTTCATTGGGAATCTTGATCCTGAGATTGATGAGAAACTTTTGTACGACATATTCAGTGCATTTGGGGTTATCCTGCAAACTCCAAAG ATTATGAGAGATCCGGACACTGGAAACTCTAAGGGATTTGCTTTCATCAACTTTGCCAGTTTTGATGCGAGTGATGCTGCAATGGACGCCATGAATGGCCAGCATTTGTGTAACAGAATCATCAGTGTCTCGTACGCATTTAAAAAGGACACCAAAGGAGAAAGACATGGCTCTGCTGCAGAGAGAATGCTTGCTGCTCAGAACCCTCTTGCTCAGATGGACAGGCCTCACCAGATGTTTGCCGATGCCCCACCCATCAGGCCTGGAATGTCGGTAATGCCAACGATGCAGGCTCCTCCAGCTTTCATGCCAATGCATCCTGGAATGGGTGGAATGGCTGGAATGG GGCCTCCACCAATGATGGGCGGACCTCCTCCCGGTGGACACTACCCTCCACCGCATGGCCACCCACATGGTCACCCACCAccgatgatgatgatgatgatgggtggaccacccccccacCCCATGATGCCACCTCCTCCACAGGGACTCCTACCACCCCCACCACAGCAAGCACCACGCCCACCTCTTCTCAACAACCCTCAGGCACAGGCACACTCAGGGGAGCAGCAACAA CAACGCCCCTCACTACTTGCTCCACCCGCTGGTCAGGTCCCAGAAGGTCAGGCTCCACAAGTTCCACCATCCTCACAGCCACCCCCTCAATCGGAACAGATGTCCAGCAACGCTCCTCCTCCTCTTCTGCAAGCACCAATTTCACAGCCTTCCGGTCCACCAATGCAGCCACCACCTCCACAGCATCACCTTCCACAaggaccaccccctcaccctcCACAAGGTCCACCTCCACCACAAGGTCCACCTCCACAAGGTGTACCCCCTCATCCTCCACAAGGTCAACCCCCTCACCCTCCACAAGGTCAACCGATGCCGGGTCAACATCCACAAGGTTTCCCTCCTGGACCCCCTCCGTGGTTCCGCCCCCCACCTCCACCACAGCACA TGATGCCTCCACCCCCGCCTCACATGATGCCCCCAGACGGCCAATTCATGCGCCCACCCTTCCCCCCAAG GGGCATGCCACCTCCTCCCCCTGGGCAACCCTTCCCTGGACATGGTGGACCTCCACAATAA
- the LOC135349675 gene encoding uncharacterized protein LOC135349675, with amino-acid sequence MAQVHEFKVVMTCEGCSGAVNRVLGRKQEVTKTEIDMEAQKVTVESTLSAEELLAILKKTGRECSYIGIKQ; translated from the exons ATGGCACAA GTGCACGAGTTCAAGGTGGTGATGACATGTGAGGGTTGCTCCGGAGCAGTCAACAGAGTGTTGGGGAGAAAGCAAG AGGTGACCAAGACAGAGATTGACATGGAGGCTCAGAAGGTGACAGTTGAGTCCACTCTCTCAGCTGAGGAGCTGCTCGCAATCCTCAAGAAGACTGGCAGAGAATGTTCTTACATTGGCATCAAGCAATAA